The Oncorhynchus masou masou isolate Uvic2021 chromosome 25, UVic_Omas_1.1, whole genome shotgun sequence DNA window gtataatataaataatataataataatatggattagaataataataataataataatataaataattaGGACGGCAGAATTAAGGACATTCACTAAGCATCATTAACCTTCTCAGAACATCTTATTATTGTCTCACTATTGTGTTTCAGCGGTGAAATCAACAGCCATGTCTCTGGTCTCTCAGCATCATAGTGGAAATAGTGGAAGAGCAGAAACATAGTGGAAGAGCAGGTCCCTCCCTGGATGTCACCAAAATGCAAAATGCTTCAGATAATtacagtgaggagagagggtgtctCCTACATACAGTTTAAGATGATCCAGATGAACTATATAAGTGCTTTCTCGGTCTCAACATATAGAGACAAGGACGTAAAGAAGACAGACCACAACCGCTACATAATATACAGGTGAGTGTTAGGATAATTAATACATTATTACTCTTTATTTGTTGGTGTTCTTCAGCTGAATGAGTCTTACCATATCTACTTTTGTCTTGCAGCTCTTAACACATCAAAAGCAATATGGCAGGTCAGTATTTGCCTCGTTCTACTCTGGTCTATATTCTAGAAAGATGTCTATGGTGACTGTGTAATTCCAAAATTCTGACAAAATAACTCAAAAATATTGCTGAATAAATAAACATTACATGTATGAATTAAAAAtatgtccctgtatttagctaACTATCCTGTATATAGCTAAAGTGGCATCTAAATTGGCATATTTTATTAGGTGCGAGCTTTGAGCAGGAGTTTCTGGATACCCACAATGCATACAGGAGAAAGCATGGCACCCCCGAACTGACCCTGAGCAGAGACCTGTGCAACTCTGCTCAGGAATGGGCTGACCACTTGGTAGCAATCAATACCATGCAGCACAGCAACACGAACAATGGAGAGAACCTCTACTACACATGGAGCTCTGCCCCCAATACTCTAACGGGTGGGTTACAATATTTCACTTTGACACTGTCAAGTTGGGTTTTAGATTTTGACGGCTCATGGGTCTTTGATACTAGTACTCTCGCCGTAGATGTGCTAATACTCATTCAGATTACAGTGTGTATTTGCCATGTCAAGTATGAGGGGTCCTTACATTTGTACCTGACTGCATGTTTTAGGGAAGGAGGCTGTCGACAACTGGTACAGCGAGATCAAAGACTACAACTTCAGCGAACCTGGATTCACCTCAAACACTAGTACACTGTTATTACACATCTTTCTGGAAAATGTGTGGTTTGAGATCAGGTGTTCAGAACGCAAATTATGTCGATCTTAAACAGAAAGCTTTCAACCATATTGGATATAACAAAGCCAATACCCAGAGATGCCGCTTTAATCATAACCTTGTGTATTGTGGCATTTCTCCAATAGGCCATTTCACCCAGGTGGTGTGGAAGGAGAGTACTGAAGTGGGAGTGGGCCTGGGGATTAATGGCGAGACTGTCTTTGTGGTAGGCCAGTACAACCCAGCAGGAAACATGAACATGGAGGGATACTTTATAGATAATGTTCTCCCTGAAGGTAACTGATTGTCTATTCAAAAATCAATGATCTACTCCTGAATTGATAACTAAGCCAGTCATGTCCTGTTACAGTAACTATAGTGTCATGGGGTACAGTGTTGGTATACGGTACATGCTGCTCTTGCATTTTACCCCAGTTTACTAACCCCTCATGTCAGCAGGCTCATGCTTCACTATTCTCTGTTGTCTCTTTCCAGTGTAATAAAAGGCTGTGCATTGATAGGTGGCGGCGAGAAGAACACCTCTGGTTCAGACACCTCAAGCCAACCAACTCGCTCCGAGGCAACATGCACTGTGCTATAGGAGCCATAGTGATCAGCCTTCTCCTGTCTGCATGTCGACGGACCCTCATCATTGGTCATATTGGTCTGCAGCTGCTTCACTCCGTAACAGGCGTACCAACCGACACAAACCATCCCCAATCACCTTCACTGTAAGAAAGGCGTACGGTTTTGTGTACTTCAAATGGCAAATAAAGTTTTGCTTTTACTTTACAAGACATCCATGTTGAATTGTAATGTTGTCATAAGCCAAACATACACTATTCACTGTTGAGACAGTTGGAGTTTTGTTCATTCCAAACCTAGATTACAGTCACTAGGCAACAGGGAGGATCTGCTCCTCAGATAAACGGGTGTAGAACCCTACATCTAACATATTCAAATGATCCAGCATGCTCATACTCATGGTCTGTTCTGCTTTCAATGAGCCATATCTGGGACACTTGCATAGTCAAGCTAATGAAAGAGGAGGATTGTTAACAGACATCTACTGATTCAGGTACACAGAGAAAATGACTCAATATTAAACAAAGAAAGTCCAACACAACGGCATTCCTACATGCTCTTCAACTTTCTCATCGTGATTTTTAACAAACCTAGGATTTGTTTTGATGAATCCATACACCCATACAAGAATGCCAGTGTGCTGGGACGTCTTCTTCCAATCATCCATAAAAAGCCATGGTTTCCAATACAGCCAGTAGATGGCAGTATTTGGTTGGTATGTGATTGCTCTCAGGGAGTGTTGGGAGTGGGTGTGGAATAAGGGAGGGGTTTGGAGTCGGACACACAATGGCCTGCTTAGCAGCTGCCTCCAGTGGCAGGCCTCTGAAAGAGATCATCAAACCAAATGAGTACATGTTTGTAAACTATCCCAGAGATTTTTTTTCTTATGGGACAATGTAGTTGTGTCCAATATGCTTCAATAAACACTATAAATGGTAAgcaatatttatttattgaaatCATTGATTCAAATCTGTCACTACCACAGAGCTCATTTAAACCATTTGGAGATCATCTCTGCCCTTAGAAAAGAGAAGAAAAACTCCACAgagaaaaatacatttgattgggaGACTATATTAATTTGATTAAAGAGTGACTTGAAAGAGTGTACATGCAATTGATTTATTAATGAAGGGACAGTATTGATCAAAATGATTTGAACCATCTCAACATCTGCTCTGGCACAACCTATTGTACCACACATCAGATATGAGGCTTATTCTGAGTGCCCTCGAGTGGGCCAGTATTTATTACAAGAGGTCATG harbors:
- the im:7150988 gene encoding Golgi-associated plant pathogenesis-related protein 1 isoform X2, whose protein sequence is MAGASFEQEFLDTHNAYRRKHGTPELTLSRDLCNSAQEWADHLVAINTMQHSNTNNGENLYYTWSSAPNTLTGKEAVDNWYSEIKDYNFSEPGFTSNTSHFTQVVWKESTEVGVGLGINGETVFVVGQYNPAGNMNMEGYFIDNVLPEV
- the im:7150988 gene encoding Golgi-associated plant pathogenesis-related protein 1 isoform X1 — encoded protein: MAGASFEQEFLDTHNAYRRKHGTPELTLSRDLCNSAQEWADHLVAINTMQHSNTNNGENLYYTWSSAPNTLTGKEAVDNWYSEIKDYNFSEPGFTSNTSHFTQVVWKESTEVGVGLGINGETVFVVGQYNPAGNMNMEGYFIDNVLPEGGGEKNTSGSDTSSQPTRSEATCTVL